The Deinococcus wulumuqiensis R12 genome has a window encoding:
- a CDS encoding DUF1844 domain-containing protein, which translates to MPHPEFVGLVNSLQATAEAALGDLNAATASAARDGLLAETRARQTAERSLKLLAMLAEKTRGNLDMTEAELLSNAVTSLRGRLEH; encoded by the coding sequence ATGCCTCACCCTGAATTTGTCGGTCTCGTCAACTCGTTGCAGGCCACGGCCGAAGCGGCGCTCGGTGACCTCAACGCCGCCACCGCCAGTGCCGCGCGTGACGGCCTGCTGGCCGAAACCCGTGCCCGCCAGACCGCCGAGCGCAGCCTGAAACTGCTCGCCATGCTCGCCGAGAAGACGCGCGGCAACCTCGACATGACGGAAGCCGAACTGCTCTCGAACGCGGTCACCTCCTTGCGTGGCCGACTGGAACACTGA
- the dtd gene encoding D-aminoacyl-tRNA deacylase — MRAVVQRVTRARCVVGGEVTGETGPGLLVLLGVAPQDTLDTARTLAAKLAKLRIFSDEAGKMNRSVVDIGGGVLSISQFTLFADTSRGNRPSFIGAAPPEQGRELYAEFNTALRALGLPVGEGVFGAHMEIELVNDGPVTVTLDI; from the coding sequence ATGCGGGCGGTCGTTCAGCGGGTCACGCGGGCCAGGTGCGTGGTGGGCGGCGAAGTGACGGGAGAAACCGGCCCCGGCCTGCTGGTCTTGCTGGGGGTCGCTCCGCAGGACACCCTGGACACCGCCCGGACCCTGGCCGCCAAGCTCGCCAAACTGCGCATCTTCAGCGACGAGGCGGGCAAGATGAACCGCTCGGTGGTGGACATCGGCGGCGGCGTGCTGAGCATCAGCCAGTTCACCCTCTTCGCCGACACCAGCCGGGGCAACCGCCCGAGTTTCATCGGGGCGGCGCCGCCCGAACAGGGCCGCGAGCTGTACGCCGAATTCAATACCGCCCTGCGTGCCCTGGGGCTGCCGGTAGGCGAAGGCGTGTTCGGCGCCCACATGGAAATCGAACTGGTCAACGACGGACCCGTGACAGTGACGCTGGACATCTGA
- a CDS encoding LysM peptidoglycan-binding domain-containing protein: protein MWPFGKNTAERVKDAFNANPVLAPQGLNIQESRGTVKVTGRVARQSHIGLINAVAGGINGVKNVDVSGVTVLQQASAPTPVAPAPQAAPAKPAAPAPTVQDIPATPVQMPDIVQQSAGEVEIEDTSRVAKAVLAAIRGNGELADDPIDVLQSGKSVILRGVVDNDHELRLAEKLARGVEGVSGVDVSGLRVAQGVKELAKDKDEETGDTVYTVKAGDSLSKIAERYYGDPMEYKKIAHYNNISNPDLIHPGQKIRIPG from the coding sequence ATGTGGCCTTTTGGAAAGAATACGGCAGAGCGCGTGAAAGATGCGTTCAATGCAAACCCTGTGCTCGCTCCCCAGGGGCTGAACATTCAGGAGAGCCGCGGGACGGTCAAGGTGACGGGCCGGGTCGCCCGTCAGTCGCACATTGGCCTGATTAACGCGGTGGCCGGCGGCATCAACGGCGTCAAGAACGTGGACGTCAGCGGCGTCACCGTGCTTCAGCAGGCTTCGGCCCCCACCCCGGTCGCGCCCGCACCCCAGGCCGCACCGGCCAAACCTGCGGCCCCCGCGCCGACGGTGCAGGACATTCCCGCGACCCCCGTCCAGATGCCCGACATCGTGCAGCAGAGTGCCGGTGAAGTGGAAATCGAGGACACGAGCCGCGTCGCCAAGGCCGTCCTTGCGGCCATCCGGGGCAACGGCGAACTCGCCGACGACCCCATCGACGTGCTGCAAAGCGGCAAGAGCGTGATTCTGCGCGGCGTGGTGGACAACGACCACGAGCTGCGCCTCGCCGAGAAGCTCGCTCGCGGCGTCGAAGGTGTGAGTGGCGTGGACGTCAGCGGCCTGCGCGTGGCCCAGGGCGTCAAGGAACTCGCCAAGGACAAGGACGAGGAGACCGGCGACACCGTCTACACCGTCAAGGCGGGCGACAGCCTCAGCAAGATTGCCGAGCGGTACTACGGCGATCCCATGGAGTACAAGAAGATCGCCCACTACAACAACATCAGCAACCCCGACCTGATTCACCCCGGTCAGAAAATCCGTATTCCTGGTTGA